In Curtobacterium sp. TC1, the following proteins share a genomic window:
- the uca gene encoding urea carboxylase — protein MPQPPALSTDTVLVANRGEIARRVIRSAKALGMRTVAVYSDADRAAPHVREADVAVRLGPAPARDSYLRIDAVVQAAKDTGAGLVHPGYGFLSENTDFARACEDAGIRFVGPTADQIVRFGAKHTARELAAAAGVPMLAGTGLLESVDDAVAEAERIGLPVMLKATGGGGGIGMQACATLDEVRAAYTSVTRTATAAFGSAGIFLERLVRPARHVEVQLFGDGQGRVAVIGDRDCSLQRRNQKVIEEAPAPALPEHVRSELHESARRLAASVGYRSAGTVEFVYDPVREEASFLEVNTRLQVEHPVTEEVFGVDLVDLMLRLARDGADGIGDDVFDRTWTPNGHAVEARVYAEDPAKGSLPSSGLVTQAVFPSATTESGDPSGLRIDGWVETGSEVSAFYDPMLAKVIATGETRDDALDRLRDGLAATRIDGIVTNTGLLRALTDDLELRTATHSTSTLDETDDPDARIDVIAPGTMTMIQDLPGRVGYWQVGVPPSGPFDAASFAEANRAVGNPDGAPALEITATGPTLRFSTAAVVALTGAQAPATLDGDPVALWEPIDVGAGQTLAVGTAPGPGLRAYLAVRGGFDVPTYLGSTATFTLGGFGGHAGRALLAGDVLRPGSPDSDAAHPAFPGGARLGLVGGPTPAEHRTALTDAWEIAVTEGPHAAPDFFTRADLDVFYATDYGVHHNSARTGIRLIGPRPEWARTDGGEAGLHPSNIHDTPYAVGAIDFTGDTPIILGPDGPSLGGFVCPAVVASGDLWKLGQLRPGDTVRFVPVREADAAALEANRASRTVPRTGGDGDDGVITRLEATDVRPSVAYRRDGDDNVLVEYGDMTLDIALRMRVHALMTKLQQEAPKGILDVTPGIRSLQVHTDASVLKARDVAGLLRELEDEIPPTDQLVVPSRTVKLPLSWDDPATRLAIERYMNGVRNDAPWTPWNIEFIRRINGLESVDDVFRTVFDASYLVLGLGDVYLGAPVATPLDPRHRLVTTKYNPARTWTAENSVGIGGAYLCIYGMEGPGGYQFVGRTVQIWNRFRRGGLFQEHPWALRFFDRIEWYPVGADELLELRAETDAGRGSFETVDGEFSIASYNRFLEANAGSIADFRAQQARAFGEEKERWRASGEFDVRDEPAAVVADEVVLPAGATAVTAPFTSTVWQVDVRPGDRVDEGQKLLAVEAMKMESMVHAPVEGHVLEVYIKPGDQVAPGQVLAAIGAGA, from the coding sequence GTGCCCCAGCCACCCGCGCTCTCCACCGACACCGTCCTCGTCGCGAACCGCGGCGAGATCGCCCGCCGGGTGATCCGCTCCGCCAAGGCCCTCGGCATGCGGACCGTCGCCGTCTACTCCGACGCCGACCGCGCCGCGCCGCACGTCCGCGAAGCCGACGTCGCCGTCCGCCTCGGCCCGGCCCCAGCACGCGACTCCTACCTGCGCATCGACGCCGTCGTGCAGGCCGCGAAGGACACCGGCGCCGGCTTGGTCCACCCCGGCTACGGGTTCCTGTCGGAGAACACCGACTTCGCCCGCGCCTGCGAGGACGCCGGCATCCGGTTCGTCGGGCCCACCGCCGACCAGATCGTCCGCTTCGGCGCGAAGCACACCGCCCGCGAGCTCGCCGCCGCTGCCGGGGTCCCGATGCTCGCCGGCACCGGCCTGCTCGAGAGCGTCGACGACGCCGTGGCCGAGGCCGAGCGCATCGGCCTGCCGGTGATGCTCAAGGCCACCGGTGGTGGCGGCGGCATCGGCATGCAGGCGTGCGCGACCCTCGACGAGGTCCGCGCGGCGTACACGAGCGTCACCCGCACGGCCACCGCGGCCTTCGGGTCAGCCGGCATCTTCCTCGAACGCCTGGTGCGACCGGCCCGGCACGTCGAGGTCCAGCTCTTCGGCGACGGCCAGGGGCGCGTCGCGGTGATCGGCGACCGGGACTGCTCGTTGCAGCGTCGGAACCAGAAGGTCATCGAGGAGGCCCCGGCACCCGCGCTGCCCGAGCACGTCCGCAGCGAGCTGCACGAGTCCGCTCGTCGCCTGGCCGCGAGCGTCGGGTACCGCAGCGCCGGCACCGTCGAGTTCGTCTACGACCCGGTCCGCGAAGAGGCGTCGTTCCTCGAGGTGAACACCCGCCTGCAGGTCGAGCACCCGGTGACCGAGGAGGTGTTCGGAGTCGACCTCGTCGACCTCATGCTCCGCCTGGCCCGTGACGGCGCCGACGGCATCGGCGACGACGTCTTCGACCGCACCTGGACCCCGAACGGCCACGCCGTCGAGGCCCGTGTCTACGCCGAGGACCCGGCGAAGGGTTCGTTGCCCTCCAGCGGCCTCGTCACCCAGGCGGTGTTCCCGAGCGCGACCACCGAGTCCGGCGACCCGAGCGGACTCCGCATCGACGGCTGGGTCGAGACCGGCTCCGAGGTCTCGGCGTTCTACGATCCGATGCTCGCGAAGGTCATCGCCACCGGCGAGACCCGCGACGACGCCCTCGACCGGCTGCGCGACGGCCTCGCCGCCACGCGGATCGACGGCATCGTGACGAACACCGGGCTGCTCCGTGCCCTGACCGACGACCTCGAGCTCCGCACCGCCACGCACTCCACCTCGACGCTCGACGAGACCGACGACCCGGACGCGCGCATCGACGTCATCGCACCGGGCACCATGACGATGATCCAGGACCTGCCCGGCCGGGTCGGGTACTGGCAGGTGGGCGTCCCGCCGAGCGGCCCGTTCGACGCCGCGTCGTTCGCCGAGGCGAACCGCGCCGTGGGCAACCCCGACGGCGCTCCCGCGCTCGAGATCACGGCGACGGGTCCGACGCTGCGCTTCTCCACCGCCGCCGTCGTCGCGCTCACCGGCGCGCAGGCGCCCGCGACCCTCGACGGCGATCCCGTCGCGCTCTGGGAGCCGATCGACGTCGGCGCCGGACAGACCCTGGCGGTCGGGACGGCGCCCGGGCCCGGCCTGCGCGCCTACCTGGCCGTCCGCGGTGGCTTCGACGTCCCCACCTACCTCGGCTCCACCGCCACGTTCACGCTCGGCGGCTTCGGCGGCCACGCCGGTCGCGCGCTGCTCGCCGGCGACGTCCTACGGCCGGGCTCGCCGGACTCCGACGCGGCGCACCCCGCCTTCCCCGGGGGCGCCCGCCTGGGCCTGGTCGGCGGCCCGACCCCGGCCGAGCACCGCACAGCACTCACCGACGCGTGGGAGATCGCCGTGACCGAGGGGCCGCACGCCGCCCCGGACTTCTTCACCCGCGCGGACCTGGACGTCTTCTACGCCACCGACTACGGCGTGCACCACAACTCGGCGCGTACCGGCATCCGGCTCATCGGGCCCCGACCCGAGTGGGCGCGGACGGACGGTGGCGAGGCCGGCCTCCACCCCTCGAACATCCACGACACCCCGTACGCGGTCGGTGCGATCGACTTCACCGGCGACACCCCGATCATCCTGGGTCCGGACGGGCCCTCGCTCGGCGGCTTCGTGTGCCCCGCCGTGGTCGCCAGCGGCGACCTGTGGAAGCTGGGCCAACTCCGGCCAGGTGACACGGTCCGGTTCGTCCCCGTCCGCGAAGCCGACGCCGCCGCGCTCGAGGCGAACCGGGCCTCCCGGACCGTCCCCCGCACCGGGGGCGACGGCGACGACGGCGTGATCACCCGCCTGGAGGCGACCGACGTCCGTCCGAGCGTCGCCTACCGACGCGACGGCGACGACAACGTGCTCGTCGAGTACGGCGACATGACGCTCGACATCGCGCTGCGCATGCGCGTGCACGCGCTCATGACGAAGCTGCAGCAGGAGGCGCCGAAGGGCATCCTCGACGTCACCCCGGGCATCCGTTCGCTGCAGGTGCACACCGACGCGTCGGTCCTGAAGGCCCGTGACGTGGCCGGGCTCCTCCGCGAACTCGAGGACGAGATCCCGCCCACCGACCAGCTCGTCGTGCCGTCGCGCACCGTCAAGCTCCCGTTGTCGTGGGACGACCCCGCCACACGCCTCGCCATCGAGCGGTACATGAACGGCGTGCGGAACGACGCACCGTGGACCCCCTGGAACATCGAGTTCATCCGGCGCATCAACGGTCTGGAGAGCGTCGACGACGTCTTCCGCACCGTCTTCGACGCGAGCTACCTCGTGCTCGGCCTGGGCGACGTGTACCTCGGCGCCCCGGTCGCCACGCCGCTCGACCCCCGGCACCGCCTGGTCACCACGAAGTACAACCCGGCTCGCACCTGGACCGCCGAGAACTCCGTCGGCATCGGTGGTGCGTACCTCTGCATCTACGGCATGGAAGGACCGGGCGGCTACCAGTTCGTCGGGCGCACCGTGCAGATCTGGAACCGGTTCCGTCGCGGCGGGCTGTTCCAGGAGCACCCGTGGGCGCTGCGGTTCTTCGACCGGATCGAGTGGTACCCGGTCGGTGCCGACGAGCTGCTCGAGCTGCGGGCCGAGACCGACGCCGGGCGCGGCTCGTTCGAGACCGTCGACGGCGAGTTCTCGATCGCGTCGTACAACCGCTTCCTCGAGGCGAACGCGGGCTCGATCGCGGACTTCCGGGCGCAGCAGGCGCGGGCGTTCGGCGAGGAGAAGGAGCGCTGGCGCGCGTCCGGCGAGTTCGACGTGCGCGACGAACCGGCCGCCGTCGTGGCGGACGAGGTCGTCCTGCCCGCCGGGGCGACGGCCGTGACCGCGCCCTTCACCTCGACGGTGTGGCAGGTGGACGTGCGACCGGGCGACCGGGTGGACGAGGGACAGAAGTTGTTGGCAGTGGAGGCGATGAAGATGGAGTCGATGGTGCACGCACCGGTGGAAGGCCACGTGTTGGAGGTCTACATCAAGCCGGGCGACCAGGTCGCACCGGGGCAGGTCCTGGCCGCGATCGGAGCGGGAGCGTGA
- a CDS encoding urea amidolyase associated protein UAAP2: MPDTTTHTHTSTVPVGAVHAPDVALDWSESLVPGDVVRDDRVEPLAPWSAVVRAGQVLTIVDVGGNQSADCLVYDAHDPDERYSVPDTLAAQGNAYVRTGTVLMSNEGHPLMTVVANEIDRQDTIGGACSKESNTLRYGHHTQYQHGCRENFLAEAGRHGLGARDIVSNLNWFMNVPVEADGALGIVDGMSAPGKRVAVRAERDVLVIVSNCPQMNNPCNDFSCTPLRMIVVQP, translated from the coding sequence ATGCCCGACACGACGACGCACACCCACACTTCCACCGTCCCGGTCGGCGCCGTCCACGCCCCCGACGTCGCCCTGGACTGGAGCGAGTCCCTCGTGCCCGGTGACGTCGTCCGCGACGACCGGGTCGAGCCGCTCGCGCCCTGGTCCGCCGTCGTGCGCGCCGGCCAGGTGCTCACGATCGTCGACGTCGGCGGGAACCAGAGCGCCGACTGCCTGGTCTACGACGCGCACGACCCCGACGAGCGCTACAGCGTGCCGGACACGCTCGCGGCCCAGGGGAACGCCTACGTCCGCACCGGCACCGTGCTGATGTCGAACGAGGGGCACCCGCTCATGACGGTCGTCGCCAACGAGATCGACCGGCAGGACACCATCGGCGGCGCGTGCTCGAAGGAGTCCAACACCCTGCGGTACGGCCACCACACCCAGTACCAGCACGGCTGCCGCGAGAACTTCCTGGCCGAGGCCGGCCGGCACGGCCTCGGCGCCCGCGACATCGTCTCGAACCTCAACTGGTTCATGAACGTCCCGGTCGAGGCCGACGGCGCCCTCGGGATCGTCGACGGCATGAGCGCACCGGGCAAGCGCGTCGCCGTCCGGGCCGAACGCGACGTGCTCGTCATCGTGTCGAACTGCCCCCAGATGAACAACCCGTGCAACGACTTCTCCTGCACCCCGCTGCGCATGATCGTGGTCCAGCCGTGA
- a CDS encoding urea amidolyase associated protein UAAP1, whose translation MRDLHQTDSVLASRSDARAQAGTQSEYMPYLPASTSPFAPDGVDRAQLVWAETVAPGGYTHKVLARGSRLRFDDPTGQACANLLVFNALEPWERLNVADTQKIPWQAYLGAGTPLLSGDGRALATVVEDTSGHHDAFCGTSTDAWNERKYGGAAPEGPSPSGRSLLVKAAAKHGLTRRDLPPSVSFFQGVRIDDEGAMTFTGSAGAGHHVTLVAELPLLVLVANVAHPIDPRPEYAVGPLRVHAWRGTPTTDADERFTATPELTRAYLNAIDYAEARGL comes from the coding sequence ATGCGCGACCTCCACCAGACCGACAGCGTGCTCGCCTCGCGTTCCGATGCGCGCGCCCAGGCCGGGACGCAGTCCGAGTACATGCCGTACCTGCCGGCGTCGACGTCCCCGTTCGCCCCCGACGGCGTGGACCGCGCACAGCTCGTCTGGGCAGAGACGGTGGCCCCCGGCGGGTACACGCACAAGGTCCTGGCCAGGGGCTCTCGTCTCCGCTTCGACGACCCGACGGGGCAGGCATGCGCCAACCTCCTGGTGTTCAACGCGCTCGAACCGTGGGAGCGGTTGAACGTCGCCGACACGCAGAAGATCCCGTGGCAGGCCTACCTCGGTGCCGGCACGCCGCTGCTCAGCGGGGACGGCCGTGCCCTGGCGACGGTGGTCGAGGACACCTCGGGGCACCACGACGCCTTCTGCGGCACGTCGACCGACGCCTGGAACGAGCGGAAGTACGGTGGTGCGGCACCCGAGGGGCCCAGCCCGAGCGGCCGGTCGCTCCTCGTGAAGGCCGCCGCCAAGCACGGGCTGACGAGGCGTGACCTGCCGCCGAGCGTCTCGTTCTTCCAGGGCGTCCGGATCGACGACGAGGGGGCGATGACCTTCACGGGGTCGGCCGGAGCCGGGCACCACGTGACCCTCGTCGCCGAGCTGCCGCTGCTGGTGCTCGTCGCGAACGTCGCGCACCCGATCGACCCCCGGCCGGAGTACGCCGTCGGCCCGCTCCGGGTGCACGCCTGGCGTGGGACACCGACGACCGACGCGGACGAGCGGTTCACCGCGACGCCGGAACTCACCCGCGCCTACCTGAACGCGATCGACTACGCGGAAGCACGAGGCCTCTGA